A segment of the Solanum lycopersicum chromosome 9, SLM_r2.1 genome:
TTACTTCTCCAATATGTGATCTTGGATAAGTTCCTGATTGATCTGTGACTCTGTTTCAGGTGAAACTTTTATTCTGTACAACCAGCAGGTGAAGGGCAGCAAAAGAGAGCTAATTCAGCTTGGTGCACCAATTTTTGAGCATGTAAAAGAGGACGCCACATgtcaaaagagtaagaaaaaaCGCATCTTAATACATAACACTTGTTGTTGCTATTTGTGGTATACAAAACTTGACCATTGTATACCCCCAATTCTCCTCAACTTTAATCTCCAGTTCTTATTCTTTCATACCTATCATAACTTGGAAAAATGCCAACTTTCAGGTCACAATGAGCCCATTCCAGCCCTTCTGCAAGGTGTCATAAACCACCTGATTCAGTGGCATCTAATATCAGAGAGTAGAAGGCCTAACAGCTGCATCATCAACTTTTTTGATGAGGTATTTGCATTTATTCTAGAATTATGTTGGCCTGCAACATTTTTATCAGTATAGAAATGAAGCCTAAATGCTTGTCTGCTGCCTATTTTAGGGGGAGTTTTCACAGCCTTTCCTGAAACCACCTCACTTGGAACAGCCAGTGTCCACCCTTGTCCTAGCTGACTCAATGATGGCATTTGGGCGAACACTTGTATGCGACAGTGAAGGGAACTACAAAGGCTCTCTCATGCTTTCTCTAAAAGAAGGGTatgtttttcatttcttttaggTGTTTTACATTGATGAAGCTTTTGATCTGTAGTTCAGATGGGTTCAGTAGTTACAATCTTATTTTAGAAATGAATAGACTTTGGCAGAGTTTCAGCCATAACATGAAGTCTTTTCTTCAATGTTTGTTGAAGTTCAATTTGATGATCGTCCCTATAAAACAAATGACTATTCTTATGGTTGGTTTTTTGCTACCTGTTGTTTAATATTTGCAGGTCTCTTTTGGTCATGAGGGGAAACAGTGCTGATATGGCCAGACATGCTATGTGCTCATCTCCTAACAAGAGAGTTACGATTACATTCTTCAAAGTCAGAACAGAGATGGGAACCAACTTTTCAGAAGCTGCTCCTCTGACTAGAGCCATGACCATATGGCAACCTGGTGTTCCAACACAATATGCAACTGCAAATAGAGCACACAATGGTTATGAGCCAATGGATATGGTCCCCAAATGGGGAGGTGTTGTTCGATCTCCAATGGTTATGCTGGCACCACTGCGTCCAGTAGTTATGAATCCCCGGAGGGCTCCTCGTGGTGGTACTGGTGTATTTCTTCCATGGAATGGTGGATCCAGAAAACCTGCAAAGCATCTTCCACCGCGTGCTCAAAGAGGACGGTTCCTTGCACTACCTCCCCCTGGTGACTCGCCTAAATCAGAGACCGCTTCAGAACCAAGTTTGGATCTTGATGGCAAATCACCATAGATTCTCTAGTTTGAAGTCTTTAAATACCCTTTGTAGCTGAAGGGGCTTTCTCCTACTGTGTACAATGAGTGAGCATGAATTcgctttcttttttcttatggGTTTTCAAAggttttccttctctttttatttaCGTAGAGACTAGGCGTTGGCTACTATACCTGTTCACCTATGTGATAGGCTTTAGAGATAACTGAGCTTAGGTAAATGGAGTGTATATTAGCCAAACAACAGGCTGAATTTTGTATTAAAGTTTTCGTTTTTACACCAGTCTCTTTTAAGGTTCATTTAGGTAATTAACTATGTTTTGTTTTTGTGGTTATCTGGAATTCATCATAGACTGATTCAGCCTCAACATCCCAACTTTATAAAGACATGTTCACTTTATAAATGAAGAACTGGACATAACTATCTTGATTCAAACTAAAAAAACTAGAAAGAATGAAAACTAGCACAATTGAACTAAAACTAACTGCATTATCGACTGATTCAGCCTTCTTGGTTCTATGTTTTCAAGTTATAAAACTTTCATTACCTTCTGAACAAAATACTTGGTCTTTAAGTTATCATTTCCCAGTTCATACGTTGTAATTATATttggttttcatgcttcctgAACCAAATTCCATCTTTATTGATCGATTCACCCTCAGCATATAGAACTTTGGTGATTACAAAGGCATCTCCAGTATATGCAAAGTGAGATCTGGTTTAAACTTCCTCTCAAGCCCCTATATTGGGacattgagctatgatgatcgATTGTTCATACTTCTCCAAATGTCAATAATGTTTAGTCATCCTGAATTGCACGGCCTACATACCAATCTTGAAGGATTGTTAGGTGTAGGTGTAGGCTCATAAAGCACTTTTTAGCGTCCTAAACGATAGGGCATGCTTCCTAATAGTAATAGCAGCAGTAGAAAATACTCCAGGTTATTCAGCTTATCAACTTAAAAGAGTTTCACCTTCATAAAAATTGATTAGGATTCTCCATTTAGATACAGTAGCCGCTTAACCTATGATGCCAAGAGAATAAGTGTGAAGAAGGTAACCCAATACTCTCATGCTATGGTGAGCTGTGCAGCAAATGGACTCCCCTGGAGCAGCTAAAGTATTTCCCAAGTGATTTAAAACGACAACAATGGATTAGGGAATAGTATGTCTAGATGTAAGAGGTAAGGATTGCAATTCCCTTTTGTATCTAGTTTATACTCGACTATACCCCTTCGTTTCCCTTTTTAATACGACTTTTtgttataaaagataaaaacaacaACTGGATGCACCTTCAAACACTGATTTCCAAAGAAAGAAGCTAGCTAAGTGGGGCGTGTTTCATTTCTTCCTCCTGATTAGAAGCTATATATCCAAATGAAGATTCCCTGCAGAGTCGCCttcttttattgttgttatgCTTATATAAGTGGCTAAAACCGGTCAACCAATGAGAAATCAAACTATGATATGTTGCAATCACTCGAGGGAACGTACTAAGAGAGCATTTAAGTTGAGCAAGAATAACGTTTAATAACACGACAAATACCACAAAGTAAGCATTAAAAACATGATTC
Coding sequences within it:
- the LOC101267646 gene encoding RNA demethylase ALKBH10B gives rise to the protein MPPAAGVVANSDRVSFGNSMVIPTPGAPVIQPAPMTSDTYAKDAIIAWFRGEFAAANAIIDALCNHITQLEGDRSEYEPVFSAIHRRRLNWIPILQMQKYYSIADVTLELRKLAARKVSDRVEVADVKQSEVVKESFNEKINCHDEDTENAGGEVVDVDSVREDSNGSPESEITDTGSQEVQHFVDSDEFCTNHENCEARHEQMKMTKGFVSKEPVKGHMVNVVRGLKLFEDVFTPNEISRLDDLVNELRVAGQNGELSGETFILYNQQVKGSKRELIQLGAPIFEHVKEDATCQKSHNEPIPALLQGVINHLIQWHLISESRRPNSCIINFFDEGEFSQPFLKPPHLEQPVSTLVLADSMMAFGRTLVCDSEGNYKGSLMLSLKEGSLLVMRGNSADMARHAMCSSPNKRVTITFFKVRTEMGTNFSEAAPLTRAMTIWQPGVPTQYATANRAHNGYEPMDMVPKWGGVVRSPMVMLAPLRPVVMNPRRAPRGGTGVFLPWNGGSRKPAKHLPPRAQRGRFLALPPPGDSPKSETASEPSLDLDGKSP